From a region of the Osmia lignaria lignaria isolate PbOS001 chromosome 1, iyOsmLign1, whole genome shotgun sequence genome:
- the LOC117606214 gene encoding lysosomal alpha-glucosidase gives MRENRRKKDFMAQNVALNKYLKYIIPYDFLRLIMIMIIIVLCILLLLVRQRKYTIIEQYEINIIVDDIDEKKLSDTFIVSTVKEKYKINVTFVDTGFESGESMECNNIPVALRFDCHPEEGASELSCASRGCCWNPVNKEISRGKRIPLNVPYCYYSKNWTIYKYENFSKEGNEFTGFLKQTKDSFYKTDLPIIKVEVSSVDDSIFRIKMYDPLKKRYEPPWPHRSNPKPFSEKNVNAKYKVDIDDVKPGFKIYRTLDGTTIFDSFNVGGFIFADQFLQISALLPTHNIYGIGEHRSNLKLNTNWQSFTLFNKDQEPMENANLYGSQPFYLMIENSGKSHGVLFLNSNAMDVILQPTPGITFRSIGGIFDIYFFLGPSPADVIKQYSEIVGKPFLPPYWSLGFHLCRYGYKSLEKTKEVWRRTIAAEIPFDTQWNDLDYMDKNNDFTYNLDKFKNLPEFVNELHSRGMHYIPLIDAGISGSEMNGSYLPYEEGLKEGIFVKDNATNRPFVGKVWNLVSTVWPDFTNPKTQGYYLRMMRDMHNKFAYDGAWIDMNEPSNFYNGRKDGCLQNNLDYPKYVPNVVGGILATRTLCMNAKHYLGSHYDFHNTYGTSQAITTNYALSKIRGKRPFIISRSTWLGHGHYAGHWTGDVYSSWHDLKMSIPAILSLNFYQIPMVGADICGFNGNTTAALCNRWMQLGAFYPFSRNHNSDDTIEQDPVAMGDLVVKSSKRALTIRYWLLPYLYTLFFRAHKFGETVARPLFFEFPHDSATYGIDTQFLWGSYLMIVPVLEENKVKVRGYLPRGLWYDFYTKKASFCMGKYYTLNAPLDVIPLMIRGGSILPVQKAANTTTYSRKNKLELLITLDHVKEAKGELYWDDGDSLDSFEKGQFLWLLFNIKNNTLSSFKAKKSWFQEKMMLDRIEIWGITKKVTQVLINDRKIPFEYDTKENRLNVNDLETDLRKNFKLSWK, from the exons atgcgGGAGAATaggagaaaaaaagattttatgGCACAAAATGTGGCCTTAAACAAATACTTGAAATATATAATACCATATGATTTTTTAAGATTGATCATGATCATGATCATTATTGTATTGTGTATCTTGCTATTACTTGTAAGACAGAGAAAATATACTATTATTGaacaatatgaaataaatataattgttgATGACATAGATGAAAAGAAACTATCGGATACGTTTATTGTATCAACCGTTAAGGAAAAATATAAGATTAACGTAACGTTTGTTGATACAGGATTTGAAAGTGGTGAAAGTATGGAA TGCAACAACATTCCTGTAGCATTACGCTTTGATTGTCATCCCGAAGAAGGAGCATCAGAATTATCCTGCGCAAGTAGAGGTTGTTGCTGGAATCCAGTTAATAAAGAAATTTCCAGAGGAAAACGAATTCCTCTGAATGTACCATATTGTTATTACTCAAAAAATTGGACcatatataaatatgaaaattttagcAAGGAAGGAAATGAGTTTACTGGATTTCTAAAACAGACAAAGGATTCTTTTTACAAAACTGATCTACCGATTATTAAGGTAGAAGTTAGTTCCGTGGATGATTCAATTTTCCGCATAAAAATGTACGATCCTCTAAAAAAACGGTACGAACCACCATGGCCTCATAGATCGAATCCTAAACCTTTCAGTGAGAAAAATGTAAATGCAAAATACAAAGTAGATATTGATGATGTGAAACCTGGTTTCAAAATATATAGAACGTTAGATGGTACAACCAT ATTCGATTCTTTTAATGTCGGAGGTTTTATATTTGCCGATCAATTTCTACAAATAAGCGCTCTGTTGCCAACTCATAATATTTATGGTATCGGTGAGCATCGAAGCAATTTAAAGCTAAACACTAATTGGCAGtcttttactttatttaataagGATCAAGAACCGATGGAGAAT GCAAATCTGTACGGATCTCAGCCATTTTATTTGATGATTGAAAATTCTGGTAAATCTCATGGAGTTCTCTTTCTGAACAGTAACGCTATGG ATGTGATATTGCAACCAACGCCTGGTATAACATTTCGAAGCATCGGCGGTATCTTTGATATATACTTTTTCCTAGGACCAAGTCCAGCAGATGTTATAAAACAATATTCCGAAATAGTCGGCAAACCGTTTTTACCTCCTTATTGGTCCCTTGGTTTTCACTTGTgcag ATACGGATATAAGAGTTTAGAAAAGACGAAAGAAGTGTGGAGGAGAACCATAGCAGCGGAAATTCCATTT GATACGCAGTGGAACGATCTAGATTATAtggataaaaataatgattttacgtATAATttggataaatttaaaaatttgccaGAATTTGTGAATGAACTTCATTCG AGAGGAATGCATTACATCCCTTTGATCGATGCTGGAATATCTGGTTCTGAAATGAACGGGAGCTATTTACCGTACGAAGAAGGTTTAAAAGAAGGTATATTCGTCAAGGACAATGCAACTAATCGGCCGTTTGTAGgaaaagtttggaatttagTTTCAACTGTTTGGCCTGACTTTACGAATCCTAAAACACAAGGTTACTATCTTCGAATGATGAGAGACATGCATAACAAATTTGCGTACGACGGTGCCTGGATC GATATGAACGAACCGTCTAATTTTTACAATGGTCGTAAAGATGGATGTTTGCAAAATAATTTGGATTATCCGAAATACGTGCCTAATGTTGTCGGTGGTATACTTGCGACGAGAACTTTGTGCATGAACGCGAAACATTACTTGGGAAGTCATTACGATTTTCACAATACCTATGGAACGAGTCAAGCGATAACAACTAATTA cGCACTGAGTAAAATCCGAGGAAAAAGACCGTTTATAATATCCCGGTCAACATGGTTGGGACACGGACATTATGCCGGTCACTGGACAGGAGATGTTTATTCGTCGTG GCATGATCTAAAAATGAGTATTCCTGCAATTCTGTcgttaaatttttatcaaataccGATGGTTGGCGCAGACATTTGTGGATTCAATGGAAATACGACAGCTGCGTTGTGCAATCGTTGGATGCAACTCGGTGCTTTTTATCCGTTTTCACGTAATCACAATTCCGACGATACGATC GAACAAGATCCTGTTGCAATGGGCGATTTGGTAGTGAAATCATCGAAACGTGCACTTACGATACGTTATTGGCTTTTACCCTACCTGTACACCTTATTTTTTCGGGCACATAAGTTTGGAGAGACCGTAGCGCGGCCACTGTTTTTCGA atttCCCCACGATTCAGCTACTTACGGTATCGATACGCAATTTTTATGGGGAAGTTATTTGATGATCGTACCAGTTTTAGAAGAA AACAAGGTAAAAGTAAGAGGTTATTTGCCCCGTGGTCTATGGTATGATTTTTATACGAAGAAAGCCTCGTTTTGTATGGGTAAATATTACACGTTGAACGCACCGCTGGACGTTATACCGTTGATGATTCGCGGTGGATCAATTTTACCGGTACAGAAAGCAGCCAATACCACGACATACAGTAGAAAAAACAAGTTGGAATTGTTGATCACGTTGGATCACGTTAAAGAAGCAAAAGGAGAATTGTATTGGGACGATGGTGACAGCTTAG ATTCGTTTGAAAAGGGGCAATTTCTGTGGTTGTTGTTCAACATCAAGAACAATACTTTGTCGAGTTTTAAAGCGAAAAAGAGTTGGTTTCAAGAGAAAATGATGCTCGACAGAATCGAAATATGGGGAATAACAAAAAAGGTTACGCAAGTTTTGATAAACGATCGTAAAATACCATTCGAGTACGATACGAAAGAAAAT CGTTTGAATGTCAACGATTTAGAAACGGATTTGcgaaagaattttaaattgtcTTGGAAATAA
- the LOC117606227 gene encoding uncharacterized protein LOC117606227, whose translation MASLDMQQQTVLSEIVENERAQEEIELTELLPVKQCEISEENVIFAQANFSVNAEVDASTSDALKVLASFGIADECKKEQFSRRILQRAGKQARGHGRGEKQRKQIDEYVGKSSDDNEIDLTASHMKLVNQTFEDDGAKRKRKRVGRKEEESINVYLSHGKRNFLMEYNEEEPTYLDLDKNNHANDEIYVFRREPLDSEQRRNRNRNSIKANEVYENNYHPSTTTDGALFDRMAISCRKRNVEKRIEEKVGNRSNPIVEENYLDEGENNNMVRSNRLKIENEMNEMNEMNEINEEEKDGDDDEVDTDISKEESRQKKYCCVVCEARFKGSGGLRNHYKIVHGAGPVFKCDECGKEFPLKERLKLHVRTHTGFKPYKCCECDKSFARGGQLVQHRRTHSQVKPYRCGLCSGTFTCAANLALHVKRHNGQKDHKCEICGRAFVRRDALKKHLECLHRDVKSFLCVICNKTFKGHLPQHMRTHARDRPHGCATCGQRFAQKSQLTVHQRTHSGQRPFRCLVCWQAFAHSTALKLHTRRHTGERPFKCAECNAGFTQLPHWKKHMKCIHGRNEPYACNKCKSFFRIKNDLECHEKTCHPEFAIISHNLHDHPDHPDHSNPRGSSTNPAVAAAADAFTPPPPPPPLPPPFSNELVDKHSSPPSKYRLMTVERMRLLLAVLLKRISKQERLDELGFGKRLIDQVLHDSLISAGKDPVASHGLSELETLTKNLEIFLKWTVPKEHWEHFRRLNKTPEDILETLTAT comes from the coding sequence ATGGCCAGCCTCGATATGCAACAACAGACCGTTTTAAGCGAAATTGTTGAAAACGAAAGAGCGCAAGAGGAAATTGAGTTGACTGAACTACTGCCGGTGAAACAGTGTGAAATCAGCgaagaaaatgtaatttttgcGCAAGCTAACTTTAGCGTGAACGCGGAAGTGGACGCAAGCACGAGCGATGCTTTAAAAGTACTTGCAAGTTTCGGTATCGCCGACGAATGCAAGAAGGAACAGTTTTCTAGAAGAATTCTACAACGAGCAGGGAAACAGGCTCGCGGACATGGTCGAGGAGAAAAGCAACGGAAGCAGATCGACGAGTACGTTGGTAAGAGTAGCGACGACAACGAGATCGATCTTACCGCTAGCCACATGAAACTAGTTAATCAAACGTTCGAAGATGACGGggcgaaaaggaaaagaaaacgggTGGGTAGGAAGGAGGAAGAGTCGATAAACGTTTACCTCAGCCACGGGAAAAGAAATTTCTTGATGGAATACAACGAAGAAGAACCAACTTATCTGGATCTTGACAAAAATAATCATGCGAACGATGAAATTTACGTGTTTCGTCGCGAACCTCTGGATTCGGAACAGAGAAGAAACAGAAACAGAAATTCGATTAAAGCAAATGAGGTTTACGAAAATAATTACCATCCATCGACAACCACCGATGGCGCGTTGTTTGATCGCATGGCGATATCTTGCCGAAAGAGAAACGTTGAGAAACGAATCGAAGAGAAGGTAGGAAATCGGTCGAACCCTATCGTCGAAGAAAATTATCTCGACGAGGGGGAAAACAACAACATGGTGCGATCGAatcgattaaaaattgaaaacgaaATGAACGAAATGAACGAAATGAACGAAATTAACGAAGAGGAGAAGGATGGCGACGATGACGAGGTCGATACAGATATTTCCAAGGAGGAGAGTCGGCAGAAAAAGTATTGTTGCGTCGTTTGCGAGGCTCGGTTCAAAGGTAGCGGTGGACTTCGTAATCATtacaaaatcgtgcacggagcTGGACCGGTGTTCAAGTGCGACGAGTGCGGTAAAGAATTTCCGTTGAAGGAAAGATTAAAGCTACACGTGAGAACGCATACCGGCTTCAAGCCGTACAAATGTTGCGAATGCGACAAGAGCTTCGCCAGGGGAGGACAGCTGGTGCAGCATCGGCGCACTCACAGTCAGGTAAAACCGTATCGTTGCGGCCTCTGTTCCGGCACGTTCACCTGCGCGGCCAATCTTGCGTTGCACGTAAAACGTCACAATGGCCAAAAAGATCACAAGTGCGAAATTTGCGGTCGTGCGTTCGTTCGACGAGACGCTCTGAAGAAACATCTCGAGTGCCTTCACAGAGACGTGAAATCGTTTCTTTGCGTGATTTGCAACAAAACTTTCAAGGGTCATTTACCTCAGCACATGAGGACGCACGCGCGCGATCGACCCCATGGATGCGCGACTTGTGGCCAAAGATTCGCTCAAAAGTCTCAGCTGACGGTACACCAAAGGACTCATTCCGGACAGAGGCCGTTCAGGTGTTTGGTCTGTTGGCAGGCGTTCGCGCATTCGACCGCGCTCAAGTTGCACACTAGAAGGCACACCGGCGAACGACCGTTCAAATGCGCCGAGTGCAACGCCGGCTTTACACAGTTACCCCATTGGAAGAAACACATGAAATGTATTCACGGCCGAAACGAGCCGTACGCCTGCAACAAGTGTAAAAGTTTCTTTCGAATCAAAAACGATTTGGAATGTCACGAAAAAACTTGTCATCCCGAGTTTGCGATCATTTCTCACAATCTTCACGACCATCCTGACCATCCTGACCATTCGAACCCTCGAGGCTCGTCGACCAATCCagcggtggcggcggcggcggatGCTTTCACACCACCACCCCCGCCGCCACCGCTACCACCGCCCTTTTCCAACGAGCTCGTCGACAAGCATTCTTCACCGCCTTCAAAGTATCGCTTGATGACCGTCGAGCGGATGAGACTGTTGCTCGCGGTTTTGCTCAAGAGGATCAGTAAACAGGAGAGACTGGACGAGCTAGGTTTCGGCAAAAGACTGATCGATCAAGTCCTTCACGATTCTCTCATATCCGCCGGTAAAGATCCGGTAGCGAGCCACGGTCTCTCCGAACTCGAGACTCTGACGAAaaatctcgagatatttctaaaaTGGACCGTACCGAAAGAACACTGGGAACATTTTCGTCGATTAAACAAAACTCCCGAAGATATCTTGGAAACGCTTACCGCTACCTAA